A window of the Oncorhynchus kisutch isolate 150728-3 linkage group LG12, Okis_V2, whole genome shotgun sequence genome harbors these coding sequences:
- the LOC109900735 gene encoding solute carrier family 22 member 2-like gives MTTFDEILEEAGNFGRCQKRIFALLCMVSLPFSGVYVGIVFQGFTPEHWCRDSVVSQIRQSCGWNLMDARKITIPLVNTSGVLVHSQCEQYDLDWNNTGLTCDNPESDLTDAHRSKAPMTSCKEGWEYDYEGRQSFVTEFDLVCNDAWVVDMYQATLNVGFLVGSITFGYLADRFGRKMSFLMSNLLNGVAGILVAVAPNYISMLVFRTIFGFAVKGGWMSVYVLITELVGVEYRRMVGVLLQMFFSVGILILTLIAYLITDWRWLQVTFAVPYFIFLTYFWLIPESPRWLLSQNNSTKAKEIIEAIAKENKKTLYKNIETLRDDNAQTSTASFLDLVRTPNMRKHTFILMFNWFTSAIVYQGLIMRVGIAGGNVYIDFLISGLVEFPAAFLILFTIDRIGRRLPFATANIVAGVSCFITAMIPDSHFWVKTVVACIGRLGITMAFEMVVFVNTELYPTFVRNLGVSVCSTLCDIGGIVAPFLLYRLATIWLELPLIIFGAIACTAGGLVLLLPETRGVRLPETIDDIEFPNRHKENHPKSQQLTNLLPTDMMTNKEATIV, from the exons ATGACCACTTTCGATGAAATCCTAGAGGAGGCAGGGAATTTTGGTCGTTGCCAAAAGCGCATTTTCGCTCTGCTATGTATGGTGTCGTTGCCTTTTTCTGGGGTCTATGTGGGCATTGTGTTCCAGGGGTTCACCCCAGAGCATTGGTGCCGGGACTCAGTGGTGAGTCAGATCCGGCAGAGCTGTGGCTGGAACCTGATGGATGCCAGAAAGATCACCATCCCTCTGGTCAACACCTCAGGAGTGCTGGTCCACAGTCAGTGTGAGCAGTATGACCTGGACTGGAACAATACAGGTCTGACCTGTGACAACCCAGAGTCTGACCTCACCGACGCCCATCGCAGCAAAGCTCCCATGACCTCCTGCAAGGAAGGCTGGGAGTATGACTACGAAGGCAGGCAGTCCTTTGTGACCGAG TTTGACTTGGTATGTAATGATGCCTGGGTGGTGGACATGTACCAGGCTACACTGAATGTGGGCTTCCTTGTTGGAAGCATAACTTTTGGATACCTGGCTGACAG GTTCGGCAGAAAAATGAGCTTCTTGATGTCCAACCTCTTGAATGGGGTTGCTGGAATACTTGTAGCAGTGGCTCCAAACTATATATCCATGCTTGTATTTCGCACAATCTTTGGCTTTGCTGTTAAAGGAGGCTGGATGTCTGTATATGTGCTTA TCACCGAGCTAGTGGGAGTTGAGTACAGGAGGATGGTGGGCGTGCTTTTACAGATGTTCTTCAGTGTAGGTATTCTCATTTTGACCCTCATTGCCTACCTCATCACTGACTGGCGCTGGCTGCAGGTGACCTTCGCTGTTCCTTACTTCATATTTCTAACCTACTTCTG GTTGATCCCAGAGTCTCCAAGATGGCTTCTTTCTCAGAACAACTCAACCAAAGCTAAGGAGATCATTGAGGCAATAGCGAAGGAAAACAAGAAAACCCTCTACAAGAACATTGAG ACGCTGAGAGACGACAATGCACAGACCTCAACTGCCTCGTTCCTGGATCTGGTCAGAACTCCAAACATGAGAAAACACACCTTCATCCTCATGTTCAACTG GTTCACTAGTGCTATTGTCTACCAGGGTCTTATCATGCGTGTGGGAATCGCAGGAGGAAACGTCTACATTGACTTCCTGATCTCTGGACTGGTAGAGTTCCCTGCTGCCTTCCTAATCCTCTTCACCATCGATCGTATTGGACGTCGTCTTCCCTTTGCCACGGCCAACATTGTAGCTGGAGTATCCTGCTTCATCACTGCTATGATCCCAGATA gtCACTTCTGGGTCAAAACAGTTGTGGCCTGCATTGGCCGGTTGGGCATCACCATGGCATTTGAGATGGTGGTGTTTGTGAACACTGAATTATACCCCACCTTTGTCAG GAACCTAGGTGTGTCAGTCTGCTCTACTCTGTGTGACATCGGAGGCATCGTGGCCCCGTTCCTGCTCTACAGACTGGCTACCATCTGGCTGGAGCTGCCACTCATCATATTTG GAGCGATAGCGTGCACAGCTGGAGGTTTAGTCTTGCTGTTGCCTGAGACCAGAGGTGTAAGACTTCCTGAGACCATCGATGACATTGAGTTCCCAAACAG ACACAAAGAAAACCATCCGAAGAGTCAACAGCTGACAAATCTCTTGCCCACTGACATGATGACCAACAAAGAAGCTACAATCGTCTGA